From a region of the Phycisphaerae bacterium genome:
- a CDS encoding DUF1638 domain-containing protein, producing MILFNADDKLKFIGCEIIYREACKLAAESPLRVDVEFFPKGLHDLERTDMLARLQEAVDRIGREAGYRAILLGYARCNDGLAGLTARSVPLVIPKAHDCITFFFGSRSSFQRYFDAHPGTYYHTTGWMERDNPEVTGSQGVMSKLGLDQDYEQLVAKYGKENADFIAETMGGGLQHYDRICYLEMDVTDERAFIERSRQEAERNGWTFDLRKGEWSLLERLFRGEWEGGDFLMVPPGHRIVARNDGEVLGVVKDREDADAA from the coding sequence GTGATTCTGTTCAACGCCGACGATAAGCTCAAGTTTATCGGCTGTGAGATCATCTACCGCGAGGCGTGCAAGCTGGCGGCTGAGAGTCCGCTTCGGGTGGACGTGGAGTTCTTTCCCAAGGGCCTGCACGACCTGGAGCGGACGGACATGCTGGCCCGCCTGCAGGAGGCGGTGGACCGGATCGGTCGGGAGGCTGGGTATCGGGCGATCCTGCTGGGTTACGCGCGGTGCAACGACGGGCTGGCGGGCCTGACCGCGCGATCGGTTCCGCTGGTGATTCCCAAGGCCCATGACTGCATCACGTTTTTTTTCGGCAGCCGCTCGTCGTTTCAGCGGTACTTTGACGCCCACCCGGGCACCTACTACCACACCACCGGCTGGATGGAGCGGGACAATCCGGAGGTCACCGGCTCGCAAGGGGTGATGTCGAAACTCGGACTGGATCAGGATTACGAGCAGCTCGTCGCCAAGTACGGCAAGGAGAACGCGGACTTCATCGCCGAGACGATGGGCGGCGGGCTGCAGCACTACGATCGGATCTGCTACCTGGAGATGGACGTGACGGACGAGCGGGCGTTTATCGAGCGTTCGCGCCAGGAGGCGGAGCGCAACGGCTGGACGTTTGACTTGCGAAAGGGCGAATGGTCGCTGCTGGAGCGGCTGTTTCGGGGCGAATGGGAGGGCGGCGATTTTCTGATGGTTCCGCCCGGCCATCGGATCGTGGCCCGCAACGACGGTGAGGTCCTGGGGGTTGTGAAGGACCGGGAGGACGCCGATGCGGCTTAA
- a CDS encoding family 20 glycosylhydrolase, translated as MSFERLVHLDFKGMPPSSKRLVELPGFLASLGVTGMLVEWEDTIPFRHFPEMKRDYTYSPKTVRDFLAAARKAKLSVIPLVQTFGHLESLLVIPKYRKLRERKDDPRDLCPLHPESGEAVGRMIDDVLKLHEEFGLSHFHLGADEVWSLGTCAKCRRYVAEHDKASLFLSHMNPIIDRVNAAGVRAIIWHDMARNWPVSQLRQLAGRADLMFWGYSPDPKPLFAFVAPQDMRRAAKAGLESWGGSAYKGACGVDANRPIVANRAENNRLWHQTARQYKLRGVAMTAWSRYGTLLTCSEPIESSWDSLIVCNQALMRGRYSVDRDLKAAWKRLYGTDSPEQGVKRNERLWRAQEAVQQLDTWCRHFDSQTLPAGRLICPKLWGEARVNVFEVRKYLDGGVRSFEEITPSLMDFRRAFRGLVIEAEADRFWSSRVEPRRLMWRALADRIRKLARE; from the coding sequence ATGTCGTTCGAGCGGCTCGTGCATTTGGACTTTAAGGGCATGCCACCGAGTTCCAAGCGGCTGGTGGAGTTGCCGGGTTTTCTGGCCTCGCTGGGCGTGACGGGCATGCTGGTGGAGTGGGAGGACACGATTCCCTTCCGGCATTTTCCGGAGATGAAGCGGGACTACACGTATTCGCCGAAGACGGTGCGTGATTTTCTGGCTGCGGCCAGGAAGGCGAAGCTGTCGGTGATTCCGCTGGTCCAGACGTTCGGGCATCTTGAGAGTTTGCTGGTGATTCCCAAGTACCGCAAGCTGCGCGAGCGCAAGGATGACCCTCGCGATCTGTGCCCGCTGCACCCGGAGTCGGGCGAAGCGGTGGGGCGGATGATCGACGACGTGCTGAAGCTGCACGAGGAGTTCGGGCTGAGCCACTTCCATCTCGGGGCCGACGAGGTCTGGTCGCTGGGCACGTGTGCCAAGTGCCGCCGGTACGTCGCGGAGCACGACAAGGCGTCGCTGTTCCTGTCGCACATGAATCCGATCATCGATCGGGTCAATGCAGCCGGCGTGCGGGCGATCATCTGGCACGACATGGCCCGGAACTGGCCGGTTTCGCAGCTCAGGCAACTGGCGGGCCGGGCGGACCTGATGTTCTGGGGTTACTCGCCGGATCCCAAACCGCTTTTCGCGTTTGTGGCGCCGCAGGACATGCGTCGGGCGGCGAAGGCGGGACTGGAGTCGTGGGGCGGGTCGGCGTACAAGGGGGCATGCGGCGTGGACGCCAATCGTCCGATCGTGGCGAACCGGGCGGAGAACAATCGCCTGTGGCATCAGACGGCGCGGCAGTACAAGCTTCGCGGGGTGGCGATGACCGCGTGGTCGCGCTACGGCACGCTGCTGACGTGTTCGGAGCCGATCGAGTCGAGTTGGGACAGCCTGATCGTGTGCAACCAGGCGCTGATGCGCGGCCGGTATTCGGTGGATCGCGATCTGAAGGCGGCGTGGAAGCGGCTGTACGGCACCGACTCGCCCGAACAGGGGGTCAAGCGGAACGAGCGGCTGTGGCGGGCCCAGGAGGCGGTGCAGCAGCTCGACACGTGGTGCCGGCACTTCGACAGCCAGACGCTTCCGGCGGGGCGGCTGATCTGCCCGAAACTCTGGGGCGAGGCGCGGGTCAACGTTTTTGAGGTCCGCAAGTACCTGGACGGCGGGGTCCGGAGTTTTGAAGAGATCACACCGTCACTGATGGATTTCCGCCGGGCGTTCCGCGGGCTGGTGATCGAGGCTGAGGCGGATCGGTTCTGGTCCAGCCGGGTGGAGCCGCGACGGTTGATGTGGCGGGCGTTGGCCGACCGGATCCGGAAGCTGGCCAGGGAGTAG